In a single window of the Mauremys reevesii isolate NIE-2019 linkage group 3, ASM1616193v1, whole genome shotgun sequence genome:
- the LOC120401231 gene encoding zinc finger protein 845-like isoform X1: MSGALRSPEPAGSGESEVFEIDLPITIFVLSDDDFLESEDEEQAVLSDDDILKSEEEKVLTSNEGDLKKTKVEKQVPSSGGDLRSQVQPSLNEEVVLKCPEKEQVTLSVSEKLNSPQVSISDQHALGSSKPSQNYLSCLSAPRMDPGEINGCVESKECKDDIDCQKVSVPLSCGDNKDRDGLTIETTRQLIPGAIFKDGKERETSAISSSDCNQECQPALHCKKAERCVETEVLGTVPLEKAKNKTDDRTRMRNGSTDETLNCGMDSNFEDLNAVKEIEHVQSVCFTCINGDFSTAGELLEDIGDLAMNACDNPGLNISEEFIHQSVIHSPREMDKQEDCDVSHVIIKHPNVKQQEETFLLGNEHNSEALSMGSCSTCKHEKTLNVKCRFCSSVCTSKNILKKHIHLAHQDKKIHKCCFCQRSFFFSVNVKRHLKFHKKMARLKNTRKGRSMNTEKARKENPAKTQSVNKKKESKYGKFFIKIERDCKTADAPVIFSCKICLFASPDPKLFVYHMKGHKGRQPYQCPQCDYSCVSLSYMLNHMYWHAGYRLYKCRFCTFFSLYFASMVKHSYIHTGAKPYSCEFCQSSFTSTSGLKRHTNIHAGKELYQGQQHLGLPAEGKRTKSPPKSYTCDQCNVVFYSKGLRCFHEKFHTQVKGCDEMFANDYANENNEYSKSKACKDDNDYQKDWVSSSSDNKWADHLLNETHEILASGAELEQANEFERDMNLCYGKKTCPSSQGTNNLPVVRTGSETLFSIYKSDQCDLVFCKEKHLFFQKVTRSQVQECNEIVTNAPKAVENAKCIDVQPPIGTSHKLFKCQQCDYSTYIFSNLKLHFRIHTGEKPFECKECNKMFRTSSHLRRHSLVHIKKGQECDRYLGSTSDDLKLHCEIHKDTCPKREDLISSKDLKCVRSIFSSEDLQKQMDVHEGKENEHVLPSQSLSQLYKCEQCNYITYVLSNLKLHTRIHTGEKPHSCDTCQKKFRTSGHLNRHKLVHLKMERLKCRNCDYSTDKWQSLKWHLASHSDEKNLAGSKVQEQSLLPVKIYKCEECGYATAHSGNFKQHLRIHTGEKPYKCDQCALAFRTSSHLKRHLLTHLKLRCNKCEFSTIDRCALEKHVKTHKDKTCTNAKSAM, translated from the exons ATGTCGGGGGCGCTGCGGAGTCCGGAGCCGGCAGGGAGCGGCG AGTCTGAGGTCTTTGAAATTGACCTTCCCATCACTATCTTTGTGCTGAGTGATGATGATTTTCTAGAAAGTGAAGATGAAGAGCAGGCAGTTTTGAGTGATGATGATATTTTGAAGAGTGAAGAAGAAAAGGTGCTCACTTCCAATGAGGGTGATCTAAAAAAAACCAAAGTGGAAAAACAGGTGCCTTCAAGTGGTGGTGATCTAAGGAGTCAAGTGCAGCCCAGCTTGAATGAAGAAGTTGTTCTAAAATGTCCAGAGAAAGAGCAGGTTACTTTAAGTGTGTCTGAGAAATTAAATTCACCCCAAGTTTCTATAAGTGATCAACATGCTCTGGGCAGTAGCAAACCCAGCCAAAATTATCTGTCATGTCTGTCAGCTCCCAGAATGGACCCTGGAGAGATAAATGGATGTGTCGAAAGCAAAGAATGCAAGGATGACATCGATTGCCAAAAGGTTTCTGTTCCTCTCTCATGTGGTGACAATAAGGATAGAGATGGTCTGACTATTGAGACAACTAGGCAGTTGATTCCAGGAGCAATATTTAAAGATGGAAAGGAACGTGAGACTTCTGCAATCAGTTCCTCTGACTGCAATCAAGAGTGCCAGCCAGCTCTCCATTGTAAAAAAGCAGAGAGATGTGTTGAGACTGAAG ttttaGGTACTGTCCCTCTAGAGAAAGCAAAGAATAAaactgatgacagaacaagaatgAGAAATGGCTCTACAGATGAAACTCTGAATTGTGGAATGGATAGCAACTTTGAAGATCTGAATGCTGTAAAAGAAATAGAGCACGTCCAAAGTGTTTGTTTTACTTGTATTAATGGTGACTTTTCTACAGCAGGAGAGTTGCTAGAAGATATAGGGGACTTGGCAATGAATGCTTGTGATAATCCTGGATTAAATATTTCTGAAGAGTTTATTCATCAGTCTGTAATTCATTCTCCCAGGGAGATGGATAAGCAAGAAGATTGTGATGTTTCTCATGTGATTATAAAACATCCGAATGTAAAGCAGCAAGAAGAGACATTCCTACTAGGTAATGAGCACAACAGCGAAGCTCTTTCTATGGGGTCTTGTTCTACATGCAAGCATGAGAAGACACTGAATGTGAAATGCAGGTTTTGTAGCTCTGTGTGCACAAGTAAAAATATTCTAAAGAAACATATTCATTTAGCACATCAGGATAAAAAAATTCACAAATGCTGCTTTTGCCAAAGAAGCTTTTTCTTTTCTGTCAACGTTAAACGCCATCTTAAATTTCATAAGAAAATGGCCAGGTTGAAAAATACAAGAAAAGGTAGAAGTATGAACACTGAAAAAGCCAGGAAGGAGAACCCAGCAAAAACACAATCTGtgaataaaaaaaaggaaagtaaGTATGGGAAATTCTTCATCAAAATTGAAAGGGACTGTAAAACTGCAGATGCTCCAGTTATTTTTTCTTGTAAAATTTGTCTCTTTGCTTCACCAGATCCTAAGCTTTTTGTTTATCATATGAAGGGACACAAAGGCAGACAGCCTTATCAGTGTCCCCAGTGTGACTATTCTTGTGTTAGCTTGTCCTACATGCTAAATCACATGTACTGGCATGCTGGCTATAGACTATACAAATGCAGGTTCTGTACGTTTTTTTCACTGTATTTTGCAAGCATGGTGAAACACAGTTACATTCATACAGGGGCTAAGCCGTATTCCTGTGAATTCTGCCAGTCGTCATTCACAAGCACAAGTGGCTTAAAGAGACACACAAATATACATGCTGGCAAAGAATTGTACCAAGGGCAGCAACACCTTGGCTTGCCTGCTGAGGGGAAGAGAACTAAAAGTCCTCCAAAGAGCTATACATGTGATCAATGTAATGTAGTATTTTACTCTAAAGGACTGCGCTGCTTTCATGAGAAATTTCATACCCAAGTTAAAGGCTGTGATGAGATGTTTGCAAATGATTATGCAAATGAGAATAATGAATACAGTAAAAGCAAAGCATGTAAAGATGACAATGATTACCAAAAGGATTGGGTTTCTTCTAGTTCTGACAATAAATGGGCTGATCACCTGCTTAATGAGACACATGAAATACTGGCTTCAGGAGCAGAACTTGAACAGGCGAATGAATTTGAGAGGGATATGAATCTATGCTATGGCAAAAAAACGTGCCCAAGCAGCCAGGGAACCAACAATTTGCCTGTTGTGAGGACTGGATCAGAAACTCTTTTCAGTATTTACAAGAGCGATCAGTGTGATTTAGTGTTTTGCAAAGAGAAGCATCTGTTTTTTCAGAAGGTCACTCGTTCACAAGTTCAAGAATGTAATGAGATAGTTACAAATGCTCCCAAAGCTGTGGAAAATGCTAAGTGTATTGATGTACAGCCTCCTATTGGGACTTCCCACAAACTGTTCAAGTGTCAACAATGTGATTATTCCACTTACATTTTTAGCAACCTCAAGCTGCATTTTAGAATACACACTGGCGAAAAACCATTTGAGTGTAAGGAGTGCAACAAGATGTTTCGCACCTCCAGCCATTTGCGGAGACATAGTCTTGTGCACATAAAGAAAGGTCAAGAATGTGACCGTTATTTGGGCAGCACTTCGGACGATCTTAAACTACACTGTGAAATACATAAGGACACCTGCCCTAAAAGGGAAGATCTTATCTCCTCAAAAGACTTAAAGTGTGTCCGTTCCATATTCAGCTCAGAAGACCTGCAGAAACAGATGGATGTTCATGAGGGCAAAGAAAATGAACATGTTCTGCCATCACAAAGTCTTTCACAACTTTACAAGTGTGAACAGTGTAATTACATCACTTATGTTTTAAGCAACCTCAAGCTACACACAAGGATTCATACAGGAGAAAAACCCCACAGCTGTGACACTTGTCAGAAGAAGTTTCGTACTTCAGGTCATCTAAATCGACACAAGCTTGTGCATTTAAAGATGGAACGCCTCAAATGTAGGAACTGTGACTATTCAACAGACAAATGGCAATCCCTTAAGTGGCATTTAGCTTCACATTCAGATGAAAAAAACCTGGCTGGTAGCAAAGTCCAAGAGCAATCGCTGCTACCTGTCAAAATATACAAGTGTGAAGAGTGTGGCTATGCTACTGCCCATAGTGGAAACTTCAAGCAGCATTTGAGAATTCATACAGGTGAAAAGCCATACAAATGTGATCAGTGTGCTCTTGCTTTCCGCACTTCTAGCCACCTGAAGCGCCACTTACTAACTCATTTAAAATTACGCTGCAACAAGTGTGAGTTTTCCACAATAGATAGATGTGCTCTGGAGAAACATGTAAAAACACACAAGGATAAAACATGTACAAATGCCAAAAGTGCAATGTAA
- the LOC120401231 gene encoding zinc finger protein 845-like isoform X2, which translates to MSGALRSPEPAGSGESEVFEIDLPITIFVLSDDDFLESEDEEQAVLSDDDILKSEEEKVLTSNEGDLKKTKVEKQVPSSGGDLRSQVQPSLNEEVVLKCPEKEQVTLSVSEKLNSPQVSISDQHALGSSKPSQNYLSCLSAPRMDPGEINGCVESKECKDDIDCQKVSVPLSCGDNKDRDGLTIETTRQLIPGAIFKDGKERETSAISSSDCNQECQPALHCKKAERCVETEGTVPLEKAKNKTDDRTRMRNGSTDETLNCGMDSNFEDLNAVKEIEHVQSVCFTCINGDFSTAGELLEDIGDLAMNACDNPGLNISEEFIHQSVIHSPREMDKQEDCDVSHVIIKHPNVKQQEETFLLGNEHNSEALSMGSCSTCKHEKTLNVKCRFCSSVCTSKNILKKHIHLAHQDKKIHKCCFCQRSFFFSVNVKRHLKFHKKMARLKNTRKGRSMNTEKARKENPAKTQSVNKKKESKYGKFFIKIERDCKTADAPVIFSCKICLFASPDPKLFVYHMKGHKGRQPYQCPQCDYSCVSLSYMLNHMYWHAGYRLYKCRFCTFFSLYFASMVKHSYIHTGAKPYSCEFCQSSFTSTSGLKRHTNIHAGKELYQGQQHLGLPAEGKRTKSPPKSYTCDQCNVVFYSKGLRCFHEKFHTQVKGCDEMFANDYANENNEYSKSKACKDDNDYQKDWVSSSSDNKWADHLLNETHEILASGAELEQANEFERDMNLCYGKKTCPSSQGTNNLPVVRTGSETLFSIYKSDQCDLVFCKEKHLFFQKVTRSQVQECNEIVTNAPKAVENAKCIDVQPPIGTSHKLFKCQQCDYSTYIFSNLKLHFRIHTGEKPFECKECNKMFRTSSHLRRHSLVHIKKGQECDRYLGSTSDDLKLHCEIHKDTCPKREDLISSKDLKCVRSIFSSEDLQKQMDVHEGKENEHVLPSQSLSQLYKCEQCNYITYVLSNLKLHTRIHTGEKPHSCDTCQKKFRTSGHLNRHKLVHLKMERLKCRNCDYSTDKWQSLKWHLASHSDEKNLAGSKVQEQSLLPVKIYKCEECGYATAHSGNFKQHLRIHTGEKPYKCDQCALAFRTSSHLKRHLLTHLKLRCNKCEFSTIDRCALEKHVKTHKDKTCTNAKSAM; encoded by the exons ATGTCGGGGGCGCTGCGGAGTCCGGAGCCGGCAGGGAGCGGCG AGTCTGAGGTCTTTGAAATTGACCTTCCCATCACTATCTTTGTGCTGAGTGATGATGATTTTCTAGAAAGTGAAGATGAAGAGCAGGCAGTTTTGAGTGATGATGATATTTTGAAGAGTGAAGAAGAAAAGGTGCTCACTTCCAATGAGGGTGATCTAAAAAAAACCAAAGTGGAAAAACAGGTGCCTTCAAGTGGTGGTGATCTAAGGAGTCAAGTGCAGCCCAGCTTGAATGAAGAAGTTGTTCTAAAATGTCCAGAGAAAGAGCAGGTTACTTTAAGTGTGTCTGAGAAATTAAATTCACCCCAAGTTTCTATAAGTGATCAACATGCTCTGGGCAGTAGCAAACCCAGCCAAAATTATCTGTCATGTCTGTCAGCTCCCAGAATGGACCCTGGAGAGATAAATGGATGTGTCGAAAGCAAAGAATGCAAGGATGACATCGATTGCCAAAAGGTTTCTGTTCCTCTCTCATGTGGTGACAATAAGGATAGAGATGGTCTGACTATTGAGACAACTAGGCAGTTGATTCCAGGAGCAATATTTAAAGATGGAAAGGAACGTGAGACTTCTGCAATCAGTTCCTCTGACTGCAATCAAGAGTGCCAGCCAGCTCTCCATTGTAAAAAAGCAGAGAGATGTGTTGAGACTGAAG GTACTGTCCCTCTAGAGAAAGCAAAGAATAAaactgatgacagaacaagaatgAGAAATGGCTCTACAGATGAAACTCTGAATTGTGGAATGGATAGCAACTTTGAAGATCTGAATGCTGTAAAAGAAATAGAGCACGTCCAAAGTGTTTGTTTTACTTGTATTAATGGTGACTTTTCTACAGCAGGAGAGTTGCTAGAAGATATAGGGGACTTGGCAATGAATGCTTGTGATAATCCTGGATTAAATATTTCTGAAGAGTTTATTCATCAGTCTGTAATTCATTCTCCCAGGGAGATGGATAAGCAAGAAGATTGTGATGTTTCTCATGTGATTATAAAACATCCGAATGTAAAGCAGCAAGAAGAGACATTCCTACTAGGTAATGAGCACAACAGCGAAGCTCTTTCTATGGGGTCTTGTTCTACATGCAAGCATGAGAAGACACTGAATGTGAAATGCAGGTTTTGTAGCTCTGTGTGCACAAGTAAAAATATTCTAAAGAAACATATTCATTTAGCACATCAGGATAAAAAAATTCACAAATGCTGCTTTTGCCAAAGAAGCTTTTTCTTTTCTGTCAACGTTAAACGCCATCTTAAATTTCATAAGAAAATGGCCAGGTTGAAAAATACAAGAAAAGGTAGAAGTATGAACACTGAAAAAGCCAGGAAGGAGAACCCAGCAAAAACACAATCTGtgaataaaaaaaaggaaagtaaGTATGGGAAATTCTTCATCAAAATTGAAAGGGACTGTAAAACTGCAGATGCTCCAGTTATTTTTTCTTGTAAAATTTGTCTCTTTGCTTCACCAGATCCTAAGCTTTTTGTTTATCATATGAAGGGACACAAAGGCAGACAGCCTTATCAGTGTCCCCAGTGTGACTATTCTTGTGTTAGCTTGTCCTACATGCTAAATCACATGTACTGGCATGCTGGCTATAGACTATACAAATGCAGGTTCTGTACGTTTTTTTCACTGTATTTTGCAAGCATGGTGAAACACAGTTACATTCATACAGGGGCTAAGCCGTATTCCTGTGAATTCTGCCAGTCGTCATTCACAAGCACAAGTGGCTTAAAGAGACACACAAATATACATGCTGGCAAAGAATTGTACCAAGGGCAGCAACACCTTGGCTTGCCTGCTGAGGGGAAGAGAACTAAAAGTCCTCCAAAGAGCTATACATGTGATCAATGTAATGTAGTATTTTACTCTAAAGGACTGCGCTGCTTTCATGAGAAATTTCATACCCAAGTTAAAGGCTGTGATGAGATGTTTGCAAATGATTATGCAAATGAGAATAATGAATACAGTAAAAGCAAAGCATGTAAAGATGACAATGATTACCAAAAGGATTGGGTTTCTTCTAGTTCTGACAATAAATGGGCTGATCACCTGCTTAATGAGACACATGAAATACTGGCTTCAGGAGCAGAACTTGAACAGGCGAATGAATTTGAGAGGGATATGAATCTATGCTATGGCAAAAAAACGTGCCCAAGCAGCCAGGGAACCAACAATTTGCCTGTTGTGAGGACTGGATCAGAAACTCTTTTCAGTATTTACAAGAGCGATCAGTGTGATTTAGTGTTTTGCAAAGAGAAGCATCTGTTTTTTCAGAAGGTCACTCGTTCACAAGTTCAAGAATGTAATGAGATAGTTACAAATGCTCCCAAAGCTGTGGAAAATGCTAAGTGTATTGATGTACAGCCTCCTATTGGGACTTCCCACAAACTGTTCAAGTGTCAACAATGTGATTATTCCACTTACATTTTTAGCAACCTCAAGCTGCATTTTAGAATACACACTGGCGAAAAACCATTTGAGTGTAAGGAGTGCAACAAGATGTTTCGCACCTCCAGCCATTTGCGGAGACATAGTCTTGTGCACATAAAGAAAGGTCAAGAATGTGACCGTTATTTGGGCAGCACTTCGGACGATCTTAAACTACACTGTGAAATACATAAGGACACCTGCCCTAAAAGGGAAGATCTTATCTCCTCAAAAGACTTAAAGTGTGTCCGTTCCATATTCAGCTCAGAAGACCTGCAGAAACAGATGGATGTTCATGAGGGCAAAGAAAATGAACATGTTCTGCCATCACAAAGTCTTTCACAACTTTACAAGTGTGAACAGTGTAATTACATCACTTATGTTTTAAGCAACCTCAAGCTACACACAAGGATTCATACAGGAGAAAAACCCCACAGCTGTGACACTTGTCAGAAGAAGTTTCGTACTTCAGGTCATCTAAATCGACACAAGCTTGTGCATTTAAAGATGGAACGCCTCAAATGTAGGAACTGTGACTATTCAACAGACAAATGGCAATCCCTTAAGTGGCATTTAGCTTCACATTCAGATGAAAAAAACCTGGCTGGTAGCAAAGTCCAAGAGCAATCGCTGCTACCTGTCAAAATATACAAGTGTGAAGAGTGTGGCTATGCTACTGCCCATAGTGGAAACTTCAAGCAGCATTTGAGAATTCATACAGGTGAAAAGCCATACAAATGTGATCAGTGTGCTCTTGCTTTCCGCACTTCTAGCCACCTGAAGCGCCACTTACTAACTCATTTAAAATTACGCTGCAACAAGTGTGAGTTTTCCACAATAGATAGATGTGCTCTGGAGAAACATGTAAAAACACACAAGGATAAAACATGTACAAATGCCAAAAGTGCAATGTAA